The following proteins are co-located in the Phragmites australis chromosome 10, lpPhrAust1.1, whole genome shotgun sequence genome:
- the LOC133931370 gene encoding uncharacterized protein LOC133931370: protein MQVSAAVAAPQPVVLLRACIAARPKLTNFSVTAYESCHSLCAPPFHSLSTVTRPLFLDILRLVCCVAGTYTRTCTRADQAVMARAFHAASPAAAASPLQSKDTATGRTSGLANLQWLLRKRANKVQQGRPLGQEPEDDDDDEGASMFAGATPYVAAAGGAADAGPTRRKRGEVLSRLRSAILAVLARARRGRQPLGSCATVTGTIFGRRRGQVLVALQTDPRTPPALMVELAAYSTGALVREMASGLVRLALECEKAPLLQTGDHRRPRAALVEEATWRAYCNGRKCGYAVRRECGAEEWRVLRAVEPVSVGAGVLPDSTAVAGAGEGDLMYMRAKFERVVGSRDSEAFYMVNPDGNGGPELSIYLLRV, encoded by the exons ATGCAGGTTTCCGCAGCGGTAGCTGCACCGCAGCCTGTCGTTCTGCTGCGTGCCTGCATTGCTGCTCGTCCAAAGCTAACGAATTTTTCTGTCACTGCGTACGAAAGCTGCCACTCTCTCTGCGCCCCTCCCTTCCATTCTCTCTCTACTGTGACACGACCTTTGTTTCTTGATATATTGCGACTAGTCTGCTGTGTTGCTGGCACATACACACGCACATGTACAAGAGCTGATCAAGCCGTCATGGCAAGAGCCTTCCATGCAGCGTCACCGGCAGCCGCGGCCTCGCCGCTCCAGTCCAAGGACACCGCCACTGGCAGGACCAGCGGCCTCGCCAACCTTCAATGGCTGCTCAGGAAGCGCGCCAACAAGGTGCAACAAGGCCGGCCGCTCGGGCAAGAGCccgaggacgacgacgatgacgagggTGCCTCCATGTTTGCCGGCGCCACGCCCTACGTCGCAGCCGCGGGTGGCGCTGCAGACGCGGGCCCGACGCGCAGGAAGCGCGGCGAGGTGCTCTCGCGGCTCCGGTCCGCGATCCTGGCCGTGCTGGCGCGCGCGCGGCGGGGGCGCCAGCCGCTGGGGTCGTGCGCCACCGTCACGGGCACCATCTTCGGCCGTCGCCGCGGGCAAGTGCTCGTGGCGCTGCAGACCGACCCGCGCACCCCGCCGGCGCTGATGGTGGAGCTCGCCGCGTACTCCACCGGCGCGCTCGTCCGGGAGATGGCCTCGGGCCTCGTCCGCCTCGCGCTCGAGTGCGAGAAGGCACCGCTGCTGCAAACAG GTGATCATAGGCGGCCGCGGGCGGCGCTGGTGGAGGAGGCGACGTGGCGCGCGTACTGCAACGGGCGCAAGTGCGGTTACGCGGTGCGGCGGGAGTGCGGCGCGGAGGAGTGGCGCGTGCTGCGCGCCGTGGAGCCCGTCTCCGTCGGTGCGGGCGTGCTCCCAGACAGCACGGCCGTTGCGGGCGCCGGCGAGGGCGACCTAATGTACATGAGGGCCAAGTTCGAGAGGGTGGTGGGGTCCAGGGACTCGGAGGCATTCTACATGGTGAACCCCGACGGGAACGGCGGGCCCGAGCTCAGCATCTACCTCCTCAGGGTCTAG